From Saimiri boliviensis isolate mSaiBol1 chromosome 9, mSaiBol1.pri, whole genome shotgun sequence, a single genomic window includes:
- the HPS3 gene encoding BLOC-2 complex member HPS3 isoform X3: MIGHNVEGPFSGAFRDQMYIVEMPLSEAPLCISCCPVKGDLLVGCRNKLVLFSLKYQIIDEEFSLLDFECSLVIHIDNITPVEISFCVGYVAVMSDLEVLILKLESGPKNGERVHHHPRKTNDQMRQAEGISNEISQLEADFVICQKPLELLGEKSEQSGLSVTLESTGLADEKRKYSHFQHLLYRRFAPDISSYVLSDDIKLHSLQLLPIYQTGPLTSDGKNLSQEKELLSLFCFFSLPHVGYLYMVVKSVELMSVYQYPEKSQQAVLTPQFLHVITSNNLQCFTVRCSAAAAREEDPYMDTTLKACPPVSMDVCALRIQLFIGLKAICHFKNHIILLTKADPETIPERRGSPKRLLSRKDTSVKIKIPPVAEAGWNLYIVNTISPVQLYKEMIDYSNTYKTAKTQSCIHLLSEAHLLVRAALMDASQLEPGEKAELLEAFKESCGHLGDCYSRLDSQHSHLTLPYYKMSGLSMAEVLGRMDWTVEDGLQKYEKGLIFYINHSLYENLDEELSEELAAKVVQMFYVAEPKQVPHILCSPSMKNINPLTAMSYLRKLDTSGFSSILVTLTKAAVALKMGDLDMHRNEMKSHSEMKFVCGFILEPRLLIQQKKGQIVPTELALYLKETQPGLLVASVLGLQKNNKIGIEEADSFFKVLCAKDEDTIPQLLVDFWEAQIVACLPDVLLQELFFKLTSQYIWRLSKRQSPDTTPLRTSEDLINACSHYGLIYPWVHVLISSDSLADKNYTEDLSKLQSLICGPSFDIASIIPFLEPLSEDTIAGLSVHVLCRTRLKEYEQCIDILLERCPEAVIPYANHELKEENRTLWWKKLLPELCQRIKCGGEKYQLYLSSLKETLSIVAVELELKDFMNVLPDDGTAAFFLPYLLYCSRKKSLT, encoded by the exons ATGATTGGGCATAATGTGGAGGGACCCTTCAGCGGAGCTTTCAGAGACCAGATGTATATTGTTGAAATGCCACTTTCAGAGGCCCCCTTGTGCATTTCCTGTTGCCCTGTGAAAGGAGACCTTCTTGTTGGCTGCAGAAATAAATTAGTCTTATTTAGTTTGAAGTACCAGATCATTGATGAGGAATTCTCACTATTGGACTTTGAGTGTTCTTTAGTTATACACATAGATAATATCACTCCTGTCGAAATTTCTTTTTGTGTTGGATATGTTGCTGTCATGTCAGACTTAGAAGTCTTAATCCTAAAACTGGAGTCAGGCCCTAAAAATGGAGAGAGAGTTCACCACCATCCACGTAAGACCAACGATCAAATGAGACAGGCAGAAG gcaTCAGTAATGAAATTTCACAGCTTGAGGCAGATTTTGTTATATGCCAGAAGCCCCTGGAACTTCTTGGTGAAAAAAGTGAACAGTCTGGATTATCTGTTACACTGGAGTCTACGGGATTAgctgatgaaaaaagaaaatattcccacTTTCAGCACCTGCTCTATAG ACGTTTTGCTCCTGATATTTCGTCCTATGTCTTGTCTGATGACATCAAGTTGCATTCCCTCCAGCTGCTGCCCATTTACCAGACTG GTCCTCTTACTTCTGATGGAAAAAatctgtctcaggaaaaagaatTGCTGagtctcttttgctttttctcattACCTCATGTGGGCTATCTCTACATGGTTGTGAAATCTGTTGAATTGATGTCGGTCTACCAGTATCCTGAGAAGTCTCAGCAGGCAGTACTCACGCCACAATTTTTGCATGTCATTACAAG TAACAACCTGCAGTGTTTCACTGTGCGGTGCAGTGCGGCAGCAGCTCGTGAGGAGGACCCGTACATGGATACCACCCTGAAG GCTTGCCCACCTGTTAGTATGGATGTCTGTGCTTTAAGAATACAGCTTTTCATAGGCTTGAAAGCCATCTGTCACTTTAAAAACCACATCATACTTTTGACTAAAGCAGACCCTGAGACGATTCCAGAGAGAAGAGGGTCACCCAAGAGGCTTCT ttctAGAAAAGATACCAGTGTTAAGATCAAAATACCTCCTGTAGCTGAGGCTGGGTGGAATTTGTATATTGTGAATACGATCTCACCAGTGCAACTATACAAAGAGATG atagaCTATAGCAATACCTATAAAACTGCCAAAACCCAGAGCTGCATTCACCTTCTCAGCGAGGCTCATCTGTTAGTGCGAGCTGCCCTGATGGATGCCAGTCAACTGGAACCTGGAGAGAAAGCAGAGCTTTTGGAAGCATTTAAGGAAAGCTGTGGACACCTTGGGGACTGTTACAGCAG gcTTGACTCCCAGCATTCTCATCTCACCTTGCCATACTATAAGATGTCTGGTTTGTCTATGGCTGAAGTTCTGGGCCGCATGGACTGGACAGTAGAAGATGGCTTACAGAAATATGAGAAGGGATTAATCTTTTATATTAATCATTCACTTTATGAAAACCTGGATGAAGAATTAAGTGAA GAATTAGCAGCAAAAGTGGTTCAGATGTTTTATGTGGCCGAGCCAAAGCAAGTGCCCCATATTCTCTGTAGTCCTTCTATGAAGAATATTAATCCTTTAACTGCCATGAGCTATCTAAGGAAGCTGGATACTTCTGGGTTTTCATCAATCTTAGTGACATTGACCAAGGCAGCAGTGGCTCTGAAAATGGGAGATCTTGACATgcacagaaatgaaatgaaaagccaTTCAGAG ATGAAGTTTGTATGTGGCTTCATTCTGGAACCTCGGCTGTTGATTCAACAGAAAAAGGGACAGATTGTTCCAACTGAGCTTGCACTTTACCTAAAGGAGACTCAGCCTGGGTTGCTTGTGGCTTCAGTTCTGGGCTTGCAGAAGAACAACAAAATTGGAATTGAAGAAGCAGATTCCTTTTTTAAG GTGCTTTGTGCTAAGGATGAAGATACAATTCCTCAGCTCTTGGTAGACTTTTGGGAAGCTCAGATAGTGGCATGTCTCCCAGATGTGTTGCTTCAGGAACTCTTTTTCAAGCTCACATCACAGTACATCTGGAGATTGTCTAAGAGGCAGTCTCCTGACACCACACCATTAAGAACATCAGAGGATCTG atAAATGCCTGTAGTCATTATGGCTTAATTTATCCATGGGTTCATGTCTTAATATCATCTGATTCATTAGCTGATAAAAATTACACAGAAGATCTTTCAAAACTACAG TCTCTTATATGTGGTCCTTCATTTGACATAGCTTCCATTATTCCATTCTTGGAGCCACTTTCAGAAGACACTATTGCTGGCCTCAGTGTCCATGTTCTGTGTCGTACACGCTTGAAAGAGTATGAACAGTGCATAGACATATTGTTAGAGAGATGTCCAGAGGCAGTCATTCCATATGCTAACCATGAACTGAAAGAAGAGAACCGG aCTCTGTGGTGGAAAAAACTGCTGCCTGAACTTTGTCAGAGAATAAAATGTGGTGGAGAGAAATATCAACTCTATTTGTCATCATTAAAag AAACATTGTCAATTGTTGCTGTGGAACTAGAACTGAAGGATTTCATGAATGTTCTCCCAGACGATGGTACTGCAGCATTTTTCTTGCCATACCTTCTCTATTGCAGTCGAAAGAAATCATTGACTTAA